TTTTAGGACAACGTCGGCCGCTCGGGTAAGGAGCGATGAGGTAACGCCAGTCGCGATTTCCGACATGGTTCGCACAGAGCACGGTGCAATTACCATACCAGCTGTCGGAAAGGACCCGCTGGAGACCGCGGCCCCAACGTCTTTTACTGGATACCAGTGATCAGCCAATGCTTTTACGTCATCAGCGCGCAGGTCACTTTCATAACTAAGCGTCAGTTCTGCGGACTTACTCATGACTAAATGAGTCTCAATGTCCGACGCGCGCAACGCTTCGAGCATACGGATACCGTAAATGATGCCCGAGGCGCCGCTGATTCCTACGATTAGTTTCTGTCTGCTCATCTGGGGTAACTCTACCTTCTCTGAAAAGACCCAATGTGCTTAAGCTAGGCCCAATTAATAGCTCACCGTTAGCGGCATTGGCCCTTTATCGAGAGACCATACACAACCGACTTACAACGAGTGCGACTCTAACCCCAAAGCACCCGTCATGTCACAGATTGGGCATTGAGGCTCGGGTATTAGCTTGGACACGACGGCTTACCTCGTCACGCCTTGGTCACTGCTGCCATGGCATTATTGCAGATGCCTATTTCGCAAATTTCGATGATATTTCCCACAGGAAGCTCCCCTAGCACAATGCAAGAAAGCCACAGAACGTAGACCGGCGACCGTGAGGGAAGCCAGAAAGAACTGATCACTACGGAAGGAATTTGGTGGAGCCAGGCGGGATCGAACCGCCGACCTCAACACTGCCAGTGTTGCGCTCTCCCAGCTGAGCTATGGCCCCAAATCGAAGAGGCCGAACGTTACGAGTAAGCGCGGCCGGTGTCAAGGCGGAATCAGGTTTGCTATGGTGTCGGAGGCAAATCTGGGAGGCAAAAAATGTTTGGTCAATTACTGTTGGGTGTTACAGGCGCCATTTTCTTCGGTTTAGGTGTCATTAGCGTTTATGACCCAGAAATTCCTGCTGGTTGGTCGGGTTTATTTATTGCCTCTCAAGACGCCTATGCGGAGATAGCCGCCATGTATGGCGGTATGGAAATTGCCGTAGGCTCTATCTTGCTTGCTTCGGCCGTTATCAAAGAATACTTGAAGGCCGGCCTGTGGCTATTGTTTGTCATTATCTTTTACATTGGCGCCGCAAGAGCCTTTACCGTAATCCGTGAGCTCGACTCGACGGTAGAGGTTGCAGGCAGCCAAGTCGGCATTGAGATGACGTCTAGCTTCACCAGCTATACGTGGGGTGTTCTAACGTTTGAGATCGTGGTCGCCATTTTGGCACTCATCGCACTTCTCAACCGGCCGCGCTAGCCACTCACCACATTCAAAGCGGCAGCGCGGTGTTGGTTAGGCTAACGCTGCGTACTCTTTCTCGAGTCGCTTTGCGGCCTTCTTAGACACGCCACCCAAAACGCTGATGGCGTTTCTTAGACGAGCGCGCGTGAGGTCAGGCCCAAGAATCGACATTGAGTCTGGGATCGAGTAAGCGCTCGACTTGCCTGAAATTGCGACGAAGAGCGGTGCGAACAAAACCTTTGGCTTTAATTCCAACGTGTCCGCCAAGCCTTTGAGCGCGGCAAACAAAGCCCCGCGCTCCCAATCCTGCTGTGCCTCTAGTCGCCACAACACGAACTGCAAACGCTTAAGCAGCTCCTCTTGTGAATCCGCCGTGCCATCGAAGGCCTCAGCGGTCACCGCAACCTCACCCGACAGTAAATAAGCTGACATTGGGATAAAGTCAGACATGACATCCATGCGGCCCTGCGCGTGCGGCAAGATCTTATCTAAGGTCTCATCGTTCCAGAGCCAGGACTTTAAGCGCTCCTTTAAGGTCTGAGCGTCGAAGTCTTCGCGAAGCCAAGTGCCATTAAGCCACTTGAGTTTTTCAACATCAAAAATAGGGCCTCCGAGTGATACACGATCAATATCGAACGCTGCCTGCATCTCGTCCAGCGAGAACTTTTCGCGCTCATCGGGCATAGACCATCCCATACGACCCAAGTAGTTAACCAGCGCCTCTGGCAGGAAACCCATGCGCTCGTAATGGAGAATGCTCGTCGGGTTCTTGCGCTTACTTAACTTTGACTTGTCAGGGTTTCTGAGCAACGGCAGGTGACAAAGCTCAGGCATATCCCAGCCAAAGTAGTGATAGAGCAACTTGTGTTTTGGCGCTGAGTTCAACCACTCCTCGCCACGAATTACGTGGGTGATGCCCATGAGGTGATCGTCCACAACATTGGCAAGGTGGTAGGTCGGCATAC
The Candidatus Paraluminiphilus aquimaris genome window above contains:
- a CDS encoding UbiX family flavin prenyltransferase, with product MSRQKLIVGISGASGIIYGIRMLEALRASDIETHLVMSKSAELTLSYESDLRADDVKALADHWYPVKDVGAAVSSGSFPTAGMVIAPCSVRTMSEIATGVTSSLLTRAADVVLKERRKLVLMVRETPFHTGHLRTMTALSEMGAIIAPPLPAMYTRPESVDDIINHSVGRVLDLFELENDLVNRWGITSGVRDKD
- the gltX gene encoding glutamate--tRNA ligase; this translates as MTVRTRVAPSPTGDPHVGTAYMALFNRCFAKAHGGQFILRIEDTDQARSTAAAEQMIFDSLRWLGLDWDEGPDVGGDHGPYRQSERRDIYGGYAWQLVEQGDAFVCYRTPEELETLREARRADGRSTALKPADLELSDAEQMARKAAGASFVIRMRVPDEEGACLIHDRLRGDIELDWSMVDAQILLKSDGMPTYHLANVVDDHLMGITHVIRGEEWLNSAPKHKLLYHYFGWDMPELCHLPLLRNPDKSKLSKRKNPTSILHYERMGFLPEALVNYLGRMGWSMPDEREKFSLDEMQAAFDIDRVSLGGPIFDVEKLKWLNGTWLREDFDAQTLKERLKSWLWNDETLDKILPHAQGRMDVMSDFIPMSAYLLSGEVAVTAEAFDGTADSQEELLKRLQFVLWRLEAQQDWERGALFAALKGLADTLELKPKVLFAPLFVAISGKSSAYSIPDSMSILGPDLTRARLRNAISVLGGVSKKAAKRLEKEYAALA